Proteins from one Hemibagrus wyckioides isolate EC202008001 linkage group LG16, SWU_Hwy_1.0, whole genome shotgun sequence genomic window:
- the fam163ba gene encoding protein FAM163B: protein MTAGTVVITGGILATVILLCIIAVLCYCRLQYYCCKKEESESEEEEPDFAVTSRLPPVHSNHNILAPAVASAPTPNGPALFTPPPPTRKLTRSQTFCPSCTHYDMPFYLQQPEGLRNGGDRLSFRSVQQHELELPTPLPTPLPTPLPNYQKLNLNRSVTMRQMFTRSCSISTDV from the exons ATGACAGCCGGGACAGTGGTCATCACAGGCGGGATTCTAGCTACAGTAATCTTACTGTGCATCATCGCAGTACTGTGCTACTGTAGACTGCAG TATTATTGCTGTAAGAAGGAGGAGTCCGAgtcggaggaggaggagcctgACTTCGCTGTGACGTCTCGTCTGCCGCCGGTTCACTCCAACCACAACATCCTGGCTCCTGCCGTCGCCTCGGCGCCCACCCCCAACGGGCCGGCCCTGTTCACGCCCCCGCCGCCAACGCGCAAGCTGACCCGCTCGCAGACTTTCTGCCCGTCCTGCACGCATTACGACATGCCCTTCTACCTGCAGCAGCCGGAAGGCCTGAGGAACGGCGGTGACCGTCTGAGCTTCCGCAGCGTCCAGCAGCACGAGCTGGAGCTTCCCACACCGCTGCCCACACCGCTGCCCACACCGCTACCCAACTACCAAAAGCTCAACCTTAACCGCTCCGTCACCATGAGACAGATGTTCACACGCAGCTGCAGCATCAGCACCGACGTCTAG
- the swi5 gene encoding DNA repair protein SWI5 homolog — translation MDSETGQNIKFDLDGDKALKFTPQRGGTSLASRKRTLQSGCKKVYSSFKSPVQVSSTLNNGVCMEEEIRELQNTLMQLDSDIKLLENEGVCVHELDLHINLLHEYNDIKDIAQTLLGRLAGLRSVTTRDLYARFSMELDD, via the exons ATGGATTCTGAAACCggacaaaatataaaatttgaTCTCGATGGAGATAAAGCTTTAAAATTTACACCACAAAGAGGCGGAACTTCGCTAGCTTCAAGAAAAAG GACGCTTCAGTCAGGATGTAAGAAAGTCTACTCCAGTTTTAAATCTCCG gTTCAGGTTTCCAGCACGCTGAATAACGGGGTGTGTATGGAGGAGGAGATCAGAGAACTACAGAACACACTGATGCAGCTGGACTCCGACATCAAACTACtggaaaatga aggCGTGTGTGTACACGAGCTGGATCTCCACATTAACCTGCTCCACGAATATAACGACATCAAGGACATCGCTCAGACTCTTCTAGGCAGACTGG CCGGCCTGCGCAGCGTCACCACACGCGACTTGTATGCCCGGTTCAGCATGGAGCTGGACGACTGA